CGGTGGGATAGCCTCGAAGTTGACCACCGGCCGCGCCGACCCGGCGTGGCGGCAGGCCGCGTGAGGAGCCGGGAGCGCCGCACCATCCAGCGTGTCTCCCGATGGACTCTCCGACCCCGGCAGCGGACGAGGGGAAGTACGGGACGAGATGTCTGACACCAGCAGCGCGGGACGGCCTGCCCCCGGCGACGAGGCGTCCACCGCCGCGGCCGCCCCTGCGGTCGACGGCGTCGGGGAGCCGCAACTGCGTCAGTTGCTGGCGGGTCTGACGGCGGTCCGCGACGGCGACTTCGGTACCCGCCTGCCGGACGACGACGGCTTGCTGGGCGAGATCGCCACCGTCTTCAACGGCATGGTCGACCAGCTCTCGCTGTTCACCTCCGAGGTGACCCGGGTCGCCCGCGAGGTCGGCACCGACGGACGCCTGGGCGGCCAGGCCGACGTCCCCGGGGTCTCCGGCACCTGGGAGGACCTCACCGACTCGGTCAACGCCATGGCCGGGAACCTCACCACCCAGGTCCGCGACATCGCCCAGGTGGCGACGGCGGTGGCCAAGGGCGACCTGACCCAGAAGATCCGGGTGGACGCCCGGGGCGAGATCCTCGAACTCAAGGAGACCATCAACACGATGGTCGACCAGCTCTCCGCGTTCGCCGGCGAGGTGACCCGGGTCGCCCGCGAGGTCGGCACCGACGGACGCCTGGGCGGCCAGGCCGACGTCCAGGACGTCTCCGGCACCTGGCGCGACCTCACCGACTCGGTGAACTCCATGGCGGACAACCTGACCGCGCAGGTCCGTTCGATCGCCGAGGTGGCGACGGCGGTCGCGGGCGGGGACCTCTCGCAGAAGATCCGGGTGGACGCCCGGGGCGAGATCCTCGAACTCAAGGAGACCATCAACACGATGGTCGACCAGCTCTCCGCGTTCGCCGGCGAGGTGACCCGGGTCGCCCGCGAGGTCGGCACCGACGGACGCCTGGGCGGCCAGGCCAACGTCCAGGACGTCTCCGGCACCTGGCGCGACCTCACCGAGTCCGTCAACGTGATGGCGGACAACCTGACCGCGCAGGTCCGTTCGATCGCCGAGGTGACGACGGCCGTCGCGCGCGGGGACCTCTCGCAGAAGATCCGGGTGGACGCCCGGGGCGAGATCCTCGAACTCAAGGAGACCATCAACACGATGGTCGACCAGCTCTCCGCGTTCGCCGACGAGGTCACCCGGGTCGCCCGCGAGGTCGGCACCGAGGGCAACCTCGGCGGCCAGGCCACCGTGCGGGGCGTCTCGGGCACGTGGAAGGACCTCACGGACAACGTCAACGTGATGGCGTCCAACCTCACCGGCCAGGTCCGCTCGATCGCCCAGGTGGCGACGGCCGTGGCACGCGGCGACCTCTCGCAGAAGATCACCGTCGAGGCCAAGGGCGAGGTCGCCGCGCTCGCCGGGGTGATCAACACGATGGTCGACACCCTCTCCGCGTTCGCCGACGAGGTCACCCGGGTCGCCCGCGAGGTCGGCACCGAGGGGACCCTGGGCGGACAGGCCCGGGTGCCCAACGTGGCCGGCACCTGGAAGGACCTCACCGACAACGTCAACTCGATGGCGAACAACCTCACCGGCCAGGTCCGCAACATCGCCCAGGTCACCACGGCGGTCGCGCGCGGAGACCTGACCCGCAAGATCGACGTCGACGCCCGGGGCGAGATCCTGGAGCTCAAGACCACCATCAACACCATGGTCGACCAGCTCTCCTCGTTCGCGGCCGAGGTGACCCGGGTGGCCCGCGAGGTCGGCAGCGAGGGCCGCCTCGGCGGACAGGCCGAGGTCGAAGGCGTCTCCGGCACCTGGAAGCGGCTGACCGAGAACGTCAACGGCCTGGCCGGGAACCTCACCCGGCAGGTCCGCGCGATCGCCGAGGTGACCAGCGCGGTCGCCGAGGGCGACCTCACCCGCTCGATCACCGTCGAGGCGCCGGGCGAGGTCGGTGACCTCAAGGACAACATCAACTTCATGGTGGAGTCCCTGCGCGAGACCATCCGGGCCAACCAGGAGCAGGACTGGCTGAAGTCCAACCTGGCCCGGATCTCCGCCCTCATGCAGGGCCGGCGCGACCTGCCGCTGGTCGCCGAACTCGTCATGGACGAGCTGACGCCACTCGTCTCCGCCCAGTACGGCGCCTTCTACCTGGCCGACGACACCACCCACGGCCCCGAACTGCGGCTGATCGGCTCCTACGGGATGCCCGACCACCCCGCCGTGAGCGGACCGCCGGTGGTCTTCCGCTTCGGCCAGTCGCTGGTCGGGCAGGCGGCCCGCAGCCGTCGGATCATCTCGGTGGACGAGGTGCCCAGCGGGTACGCGACCATCTCCTCGGGTCTGGGTGCCGCCGAACCCGCCTCGCTGATCGTGCTGCCCATCGTGGTCGAGGGCCAGGTGCTGGGGGTCATCGAGCTGGCCTCGGTGCGCCGGTTCACCCAGGCCCACCGGGACTTCCTGGACCAGCTGATGGAGACCGTCGGCGTCAACGTCAACACCATCGTGGCCAACGCGCGTACGGACGAGCTCCTCGGAGAGTCCCAGCGGCTCACCGCGGAGCTGCAGATCCGCTCGCGCGAACTGCAGTCCCGGCAGGAGGACCTGCAGTCCTCCAACGCCGAGCTGGAGGAGAAGGCGGCGCTGCTGGCAGCGCAGAACCGCGACATCGAGACCAAGAACCTGGAGATCGAGCAGGCCCGCCAGGAGCTGGAGGAGCGCGCCCACCAGCTGACGCTCGCCTCGACCTACAAGTCCGAGTTCCTGGCCAACATGAGCCACGAGCTGCGTACCCCGCTGAACAGCCTGCTCATCCTGGCCCAGCTGCTGGCCCAGAACCCGACCCGCAACCTCACCGCCAAGCAGGTCGAGTACGCCGGGATCATCCACTCGGCCGGCTCCGACCTGCTCCAGCTCATCAACGACATCCTCGACCTGTCCAAGGTCGAGGCCGGGAAGATGGACATCAACCCGGAGCGGGTGCCGCTGCGCCAGCTGCTCGACTACTTGAAGGCCACCTTCCAGCCGCTCATCACCCAGAAGAGCCTGAGTTTCGACATCACCACGGCCGCCGGTGTGCCGACCGACATGGTCACCGACGACTACCGGCTGCGGCAGGTGCTGCGCAACCTGCTCTCCAACGCGGTGAAGTTCACCGAGTCCGGCAGCGTGCAGCTGACCGTCGAGAACGCCGACGCCGCCGCGATCCCGGAACTGGCCCGCCACACCGGGCCGGTGCTCGCCTTCCACGTCCGCGACACCGGAATCGGCATCGCCGAGGAGCACCTGCAGACGGTGTTCGGTGCCTTCCAGCAGGCGGACGGCACGACCAGCCGCAAGTACGGCGGCACCGGCCTGGGCCTGTCGATCAGCCGCGAGATCGCCTACCTGCTGGGCGGCGCCATCAGCGCGCGGAGCACCCTGGGCCAGGGCAGCACGTTCACGCTCTACCTGCCCGCCGCGCGCACCGACCTGGCCGCCGGGCCGGCCGGCGGCCAGGGGCGTCAGCAGCTCCCCCCGGCCGACGGCCGGGCGGTGCACGCCCTGCCCGCCCGGACGCGCGAGCAGGGCACGGACGTCTCCCTGCCCCGGCAGCGACGCCGGCTGCTGGTGGTCGAGGCACGCCCCAACGGCCTGCTCTCGCTGGTCGCCGAGAGCGCGGTGGCGGACCTCGACGCGGCCGGCGAGCGCGGCCACTCGGCGCACTCGGTCGAGCTCGTCACGGCGCTCGGGGTACGGGAGGCCGCCGCCGCGCTGGCCGAGGCGGCCTGCCACTGCGCGGTGCTCGACCTCGACCTGCCCGACGGCGCCGCCCTGCGGTTCCTGGAGGAGGTCAACAGCGATCCGGCGCTGCGCGGGGTGCCGATCCTGGCGCACAACAACCGCCGCATGCGGGCCGAGCAGGAGCTGTCCCTGCAGTCGCGCACCGCCTCCCAGCCGCTCGAACTGCTCTCCAGCCTGGACGAGCTGCGCGAGAGGATCGCCCTCCACCTCAGCGCGGACCAGCCGGGCGACGTCCTGCCGCTGGTCCGCTCCGGCAAGTCGCCGAAGCCCGCCGAACGGGAGATCGACGACACACTGGCCGGCCACACCGTGCTGGTGGTCGACGACGACGCCCGCAACCTCTACGCGATCACCGGCATCCTCGAACTCCACGGGATGCGGGTGCTGCACGCCGAGAACGGCCGGGCCGGCATCGAGGCGCTGGTCGCCAACCCGGCCATCGCGATCGTCCTGATGGACGTGATGATGCCGGAGATGGACGGCTACGCGGCGACCGCCGCGATCCGGGCGATGCCGCAGCACAGCGCCCTGCCGATCATCGCGGTGACCGCCAAGGCCATGCCCGGCGACCGGGAGAAGAGCCTCGCCTCCGGCGCCAGCGACTACGTCACCAAGCCGGTCGACGCCGCCGATCTGATGGCGTGCATCGGGCGGTGGCTCGGGCAGTAGCGCTCGCACCGCCCTCCCGCCCGCCCGCCTCGCCGGCAGCAGCCGACGGCCCCGTCCGATCGAAGGAGCAGCCCGTGCAGGTCCCCCCGCAGCCGAAGGAGGCCGGCCGGTCCGGCGACGGACAGCTGCCGGCGCCCCGCCCTCGGTGGCAGGCCCCGGAGCTGTCGGAGCCCTCCGCGGACGGCTCCGCTCAGGCCGGGAGTTCGACCGGGGGCTCCCCCGAGAGCGACCCGCACGCCGCCGCGCTGGCCGTGGGGCGGCTGGCCACCACGGTGGAGCGGCTGCGGCTGCAGGTCCAGGAGGCCCAGGCCGCCGCCGACGGCCGGGCGCTGGTCGAGCTCGCCAAGGGCATCCTGGTCGAGCGGCTGCACTGCGGTCCGGCGCACGCGGCCCAGCAGCTCGACGACCTGGCCCGGCAGGCCGGCCAGTCACCGCTGGAGCTGGCCGCGGACATCATCAACCAGGCGGCGCGGGACCACCTCAGCGACGCGGCGCGGGAGCTGCTCGCCCCGCCGGCCGGCGGCGGAGAGTCGGCCTCACCGGCCCTGCGGCTGCGCAGCGCGGAGAGCGGCGTGCTGGCCGCCGCCGACACCCAGGCGGTGGCCGCGTCGCTCCTCGAACACGCGCTCGCCCCGCTCGGTGCCACCGCCGTCGCCATCTGGACCGCGCACCCGGACGGCTCGCTCACCCTGGCCGGACACGCGGGCTTTCCGGAGCACGAGGCGGGCCGCTGGCACTACGTGCCGCCCGGCGTGGCCACGCCCGCCCGGCAGGCGCTGACCCGGCGCGGCGCCGTCTGGATCGAGTCACTGGCCCGGGCGGGCCTGGCCTCGATCGGGCGGGAGCACAACTCCGGCGGCCGGGCGGCCGTACCGGCCGGCATCGGCGGGCGGATCATCGGCGTCCTGGAGATCTGCTGGCCCGACCCGCTGCCGCCGCAGTCCCCCCAGATCCGCCGCCAGGCCGAAGCGCTCGCGGAGCTCTGCGCCCACACCCTGGAGCCGCACGCCGGGCCCTCCCCCTACCGCCCGGGCGCCACCGGTCCGGTGCCCTCGCAACAGCTGCGCGAGCTGGTCGAGCTCGCGGACGGCCTGCACGACCCGGCCCTCGTCCTGCTGCCGCACCTGGACGGCGACCGGGTCGGCGACTTCCGGATCCACCACGTCAGCAGCCGATTCGTCGACTTCGCCGGCCGTCCGCGCTCGGACGTCGCCGGCGCCCTGCTGCTGGAGGCCTACCCGCTGGCGGCGGAGCCGGGCGGGCTGTTCGAGAAGGTGGAGCACGTGCACGCCACCGGCGAGCCGTTCCGGGTGGCGGAGATGACCCTGTCCGCGGTGGTCGGCCAGGTGCCGCTGAGCACCGTCGCCGACGTCAGCCTCACCCGTCAGGGCGGCGCGGTCCTGCTGATCTGGCGGATCAAGGACGAGGCCGCCCGCGTCGCCGAACTGCTCCAGCACGCCCAGCGGCTGGGCCGGATCGGCGGTTTCGAGGAGAGCATCAGCACCGGCGAGATCACCTGGAACAGCCCGCTGTTCGATCTTTACGGCCTCAGTGCCTCGGCCGCGCCGATCCCGATCGACCAACTGCGCGCCCACGCGCACGACGACGACGCCGAGGCGATCGGACGCTTCCTGCGCACCCTGCTGCACCGGCAGCTGCCCGCCTCCACGGCCTTCCGGCTGCAGCGTCCGGACGGCATCGCGCGTCACATCCGGGTGGTCGCCGAACCCGTCCTCGACCCGGACGGACGGCTCACCGCGGTACGCGGGGCCTACCAGGACATCTCCGCCCAGCACTGGACGGAGGTCGCGCTGGCCGCCACCCGGGACCAGCTCGCGCAGAGCGAGCAGCACGCGGCCGAGCGCAACCGTCTCGCACGCCAGCTCCAGCACGCCATCATGCCGCCCACCCGGGGCCCGATGGACGCCTCCGGCCTGCGGATCGGCGTCCGGTACCGGCCCGCCGAGAAGGACCACCTGGTCGGCGGGGACTGGTACGACGCGGTGGTGCTGCCCTCCAAGCAGATCCTGCTCTGCGTCGGCGACGTCGCCGGCCACGGCATCGAGGCCGCCACCGGCATGGTCGCCCTGCGCAACGCCCTGCGCGGGCTGGCGGCGACCGGAGCGGGCCCCGGGCAGCTGCTGGCCTGGTTGAACGTGGTGGCGCACCATCTGACCGACAACGTGACTGCCACGGCCGTCTGCGGGCTCTTCGACCCGGTCACCCACACCCTGCGCTGGGCGAGGGCCGGGCACCTTCCGCCGGTCCTGCTCCGGGACGGGCGGGCGGCCACGCTGCCGCTGGTCGGCGGACTGCTGCTCGGCGCGATCGCGGAGGCCGACTACGAGGAGGCCGAGGTCCAGCTGCGGCCCGACGACACCCTGCTGATGTACACCGACGGGCTGATCGAGCGCCGGGACCGCTCCGTCCAGGACTCGCTGGACCGGCTGCTCGTCATCGCCCACGGCGCGGCCGGGCCCGGTGGGGCCCAGGGGCTGGAGAAGCGGCTCGACCACCTGCTGACCCACACCAACTCCGACACCGACGACGACACCTGCCTGATCGGCATCCAGCTGCTCTGAGGGCCGCCCGGCGCGGCCGGGGCCCCGAGCGGCCTGGGTGCCCGGGCCGGGGCTGCCGGGCGGCGGGCCACGCGACGGGGGGCCACGCGACGGGGGGCCACGCGACGGGGGGCCACGCGACGGGGGGCCACGCGACGGGGGGCCACGCGACGGGGGCGCGGTGCCCGATCGGCACCGCGCCCCCGTCCGTCGCCGTCGCGGGCTGCTACAGCACCCGGCCGGAGTAGTAGTCGCCCAGGGTCAGACGGTAGTCCGGGGCCTCGGTGTGGTGGTCCCGGTGGAACTCCGGCGCGCCCTTGACGTCCTCCTTGGTCCGGTTCAGGAACACCGTCCCGTTGGGGTGGTCGACAGCCGAGATGCACCCGGCGGGCAGCAGGATCTCCTTGCCGAAGATCCACACGCCGGTGTCGACGATGATGTTCGCCCCGTCCGCCTCGGCGGTGTGCTTGTCGACCTTGCCGATGTGGCCGTCGATGGCCTCGACCCGGTAGCCGGCCAGGTCGGTCCCGGTGACATAGCCGCTCTCGGGCCGGTGCTCCCACAGGTTCTCGCTCACGACACACTCCCCTTCCGATGCGCTCGGCCCCGCCGGCACCCGGCCGCTCACGGCCGGACGGGTGAACCGCCGGTCCGTCAGAGACCCGCCGGGCGACGGGGATCCGACCGGTCGACTGCCCCGGTTCCTGCGGCGCATGCACGGCCGTCGCCCGCTCGGGGGCCGACCGGTGCCCGCGCCGGGCGCGGAGGCGGCAAGATCCCACAGCCCGGTGATCCCCCGCTCGGTCCGCGATGCTGCTACAGTCGAATCAGTTGCGGTTTTGGTTCCCATGAAATTTGTGTGCGCCTGCTGGTTCCAACCGACAGGCGCATTTTTGTTTCCCCGGATTTCCCCCGGACGTGGCATCATCGCAGCAACGCGAAGTTCGCAAGTGGCGGGCTTCGTACAGTTCTGAAGGAGATTTC
The sequence above is drawn from the Kitasatospora sp. NBC_00315 genome and encodes:
- a CDS encoding HAMP domain-containing protein, which encodes MSDTSSAGRPAPGDEASTAAAAPAVDGVGEPQLRQLLAGLTAVRDGDFGTRLPDDDGLLGEIATVFNGMVDQLSLFTSEVTRVAREVGTDGRLGGQADVPGVSGTWEDLTDSVNAMAGNLTTQVRDIAQVATAVAKGDLTQKIRVDARGEILELKETINTMVDQLSAFAGEVTRVAREVGTDGRLGGQADVQDVSGTWRDLTDSVNSMADNLTAQVRSIAEVATAVAGGDLSQKIRVDARGEILELKETINTMVDQLSAFAGEVTRVAREVGTDGRLGGQANVQDVSGTWRDLTESVNVMADNLTAQVRSIAEVTTAVARGDLSQKIRVDARGEILELKETINTMVDQLSAFADEVTRVAREVGTEGNLGGQATVRGVSGTWKDLTDNVNVMASNLTGQVRSIAQVATAVARGDLSQKITVEAKGEVAALAGVINTMVDTLSAFADEVTRVAREVGTEGTLGGQARVPNVAGTWKDLTDNVNSMANNLTGQVRNIAQVTTAVARGDLTRKIDVDARGEILELKTTINTMVDQLSSFAAEVTRVAREVGSEGRLGGQAEVEGVSGTWKRLTENVNGLAGNLTRQVRAIAEVTSAVAEGDLTRSITVEAPGEVGDLKDNINFMVESLRETIRANQEQDWLKSNLARISALMQGRRDLPLVAELVMDELTPLVSAQYGAFYLADDTTHGPELRLIGSYGMPDHPAVSGPPVVFRFGQSLVGQAARSRRIISVDEVPSGYATISSGLGAAEPASLIVLPIVVEGQVLGVIELASVRRFTQAHRDFLDQLMETVGVNVNTIVANARTDELLGESQRLTAELQIRSRELQSRQEDLQSSNAELEEKAALLAAQNRDIETKNLEIEQARQELEERAHQLTLASTYKSEFLANMSHELRTPLNSLLILAQLLAQNPTRNLTAKQVEYAGIIHSAGSDLLQLINDILDLSKVEAGKMDINPERVPLRQLLDYLKATFQPLITQKSLSFDITTAAGVPTDMVTDDYRLRQVLRNLLSNAVKFTESGSVQLTVENADAAAIPELARHTGPVLAFHVRDTGIGIAEEHLQTVFGAFQQADGTTSRKYGGTGLGLSISREIAYLLGGAISARSTLGQGSTFTLYLPAARTDLAAGPAGGQGRQQLPPADGRAVHALPARTREQGTDVSLPRQRRRLLVVEARPNGLLSLVAESAVADLDAAGERGHSAHSVELVTALGVREAAAALAEAACHCAVLDLDLPDGAALRFLEEVNSDPALRGVPILAHNNRRMRAEQELSLQSRTASQPLELLSSLDELRERIALHLSADQPGDVLPLVRSGKSPKPAEREIDDTLAGHTVLVVDDDARNLYAITGILELHGMRVLHAENGRAGIEALVANPAIAIVLMDVMMPEMDGYAATAAIRAMPQHSALPIIAVTAKAMPGDREKSLASGASDYVTKPVDAADLMACIGRWLGQ
- a CDS encoding SpoIIE family protein phosphatase, encoding MQVPPQPKEAGRSGDGQLPAPRPRWQAPELSEPSADGSAQAGSSTGGSPESDPHAAALAVGRLATTVERLRLQVQEAQAAADGRALVELAKGILVERLHCGPAHAAQQLDDLARQAGQSPLELAADIINQAARDHLSDAARELLAPPAGGGESASPALRLRSAESGVLAAADTQAVAASLLEHALAPLGATAVAIWTAHPDGSLTLAGHAGFPEHEAGRWHYVPPGVATPARQALTRRGAVWIESLARAGLASIGREHNSGGRAAVPAGIGGRIIGVLEICWPDPLPPQSPQIRRQAEALAELCAHTLEPHAGPSPYRPGATGPVPSQQLRELVELADGLHDPALVLLPHLDGDRVGDFRIHHVSSRFVDFAGRPRSDVAGALLLEAYPLAAEPGGLFEKVEHVHATGEPFRVAEMTLSAVVGQVPLSTVADVSLTRQGGAVLLIWRIKDEAARVAELLQHAQRLGRIGGFEESISTGEITWNSPLFDLYGLSASAAPIPIDQLRAHAHDDDAEAIGRFLRTLLHRQLPASTAFRLQRPDGIARHIRVVAEPVLDPDGRLTAVRGAYQDISAQHWTEVALAATRDQLAQSEQHAAERNRLARQLQHAIMPPTRGPMDASGLRIGVRYRPAEKDHLVGGDWYDAVVLPSKQILLCVGDVAGHGIEAATGMVALRNALRGLAATGAGPGQLLAWLNVVAHHLTDNVTATAVCGLFDPVTHTLRWARAGHLPPVLLRDGRAATLPLVGGLLLGAIAEADYEEAEVQLRPDDTLLMYTDGLIERRDRSVQDSLDRLLVIAHGAAGPGGAQGLEKRLDHLLTHTNSDTDDDTCLIGIQLL
- a CDS encoding PRC-barrel domain containing protein, with the translated sequence MSENLWEHRPESGYVTGTDLAGYRVEAIDGHIGKVDKHTAEADGANIIVDTGVWIFGKEILLPAGCISAVDHPNGTVFLNRTKEDVKGAPEFHRDHHTEAPDYRLTLGDYYSGRVL